The Mycolicibacterium mucogenicum DSM 44124 genomic sequence CCCGGCCCGACCAGATCGGGATGATCGAAGGCCACGGCACCGGAACCAAACTCGGGGACCGCACCGAATTGAACTCGCTGGCGCAGACCTACGGTGCCACCGCGCCCGGCCAGGGCGCGGTCCTGGGCTCGGTGAAATCCAACGTCGGGCACAGCCAGGCCGCCGCGGGGGCGCTGGGACTGGCCAAGGTCCTGGTGTCGGCCGAGCATGCCACCATCCCGGCGAGCCTGCACACCGCGCAGGCCAGCGCCGAAATCGACTGGAGCGCACAGGGCTTACGGCTCGCCACCGCGCACACGCCATGGCCCGCCGTCAACGGTGAGCGCCTTGCGGCGGTCTCGGCGTTCGGCATGAGCGGCACCAACGCGCACGTCGTCGTCGCGATGCCGGAGGGATTGGTGGCGTGATGAGCCTTTCGCACTTTCCCGACGGCCGTGTTCCGGTCCTGCTCAGCGCGCACACCGAAGAACTCCTGGCCGCTGAGGCGACCGGCGTCGCCGACTACCTGGACCGGCATGGTGCCGTAGGCCTGGGCGCGGTGGCTGCGATGCTGCTGCGACTGCGCCGTCGCCGCCGGTTCCGGGCCGTGGTCCGGGCCCATGACGCCGCCGAGCTGGCTGCCGCGCTGCGGGCGCTGGCGGCGGGGGAGGAGCACCCCCTGGTGGCGGTCTCCGCACGGACCGCAGCGCCCCGCACGGCTTTCGTGTTCCCCGGCAACGGCGGCCAATGGCCGTCGATGGGCACCGATGCATACCGGCAGCTGCCGGTGTACCGCGCCGCGGCCGACCGGTGTGCTGCCGCGTTCGTCGCCGCGGGCATCGACTCGCCGCTGGCCTTCCTGGTGGACCCGGCCGGCCGGGAGTGGACGCAAATCCACAGTCAGAGCGCGCAGTTCACGTACGCCGTCGGCCTGACGGCGGTGTGGCGAGAGCTGGGCATCGCGCCCGACGTCACGCTGGGCCACAGCCTCGGTGAGATCGCCGCGGCGTACGTCGCCGGTGCCATCACGCTGGACGAGGCGGTCGCCGTCGTCATCGCCCGGGCTGGGGCACTCGACAGCCTGGCCGGCGATTTCGGCGCCGCGAGCCTGGGGATGAGCGTCGACGAAGCGCAGCAAGCGGTTTCGGACGCCGCCGGCTGGATGGAACTGTCCGTGGTCAACTCGTCGGCATCGGTCGTGGTGTCCGGCGATCGCAGCGCCGTCGCAGACCTGGTGTCCGACCTGCAATCGCGCGGCCGTTTCGCGCGCGTCATCGCCATGAGCTTCCCGGCGCACACCAGTGCGCTGGATCCGCTGCGCGCACAACTGCTTTCCGGCGTGCCGAAGTCGCAGTTCGGCGCCGGCGCGGTGCCGTTCATCGGATCGGTGACCGGCGCGGTGGTCGGCGCGGGTACCGAGTTCGGTGAGTACTGGTACCGGAACCTGCGGAACACCGTGCGCTTAGACCGGGCCGCCGCCGCGGCGCGCGACGACGGCGTCGAGGCCTTCGTCGAGATGTCAGCACACCCGGCGCTGTTGCACGCGCTCGCCGATACCGATGCGGCACTCATCGTCGGTTCGGGACGCCGCGACGAAAACCTCGCCGACGTGCTGTCCGACAACATCGCCACGGTGGCCGTGGCCGACCCCGATTACGACTGGGCCCGACACATCGAGCCGAATCAACCCCTGCTGCACGGATTTCCGCATGCTCCCATGGCGGCGATGCACCTCTGGGCGACTCCCGAACCGCTGCCCCCGGTCGCCGGACTGACGGTCAGTGCCGAGCAGTGGCTGCCGCAGCCGGACGAGACCGTGCCGCTGATCATCCGGCGCGCTGCCGTCGTCGAACTGCCGGGACCGCGCGGTGAGCTCGCCGACCATCTCCGCGACGGTGTGCGGGCCAACCTCGGCACGGTGCTCGTCGAGCCCGCCGACGCCGATCTGCTCATCGTCGTCGCCCCGATGCTCGACCACCCCGATACCGAAGCGGCGGTCACCGACCTCGCCGAGCTGATCGGCTGCGGGCTGTGCGACTACCCGAATGCCATCGGACCGCAATGCACCGACGTATGGCTCGTCACCGTCGGCGGCGAGCACGTGCGCGACGACGAGCCGGTGGCGCTGCCGGCTCAGGCGGCCGTCGCCGCCATGCACCGCAGCATCGGTTTCGATCATCCCGACCAGGCCTTCCGCCACCTCGACCTGGCATCCTGGGAACTCGACGCATCCGCGGCCACCGCCGTCATCGAAACCATGCTGGGCACGGGAACCGAAGTGGCGCTGCGTGATTCAAAGCAGTACCGCCGCGGTCTGCAGGCCCTTCCGGACGTCGATGCACCGCCGCCCGGGCTCCTCGACAACGTGGTGATCACCGGCGGCAACGGTGCGGTCGGCCTGCATTTCGCGCGGACCCTTGCCGCGGCGGGCGCCCGCCGCATCGTGCTGATGAGCCGCAGCGGCACCGGCGCGCAGCAACTGTCCGGCCTCGAGGGCACCGACGTGGTGTCGGTGCAGTGCGACATCACGTCGCCCGAACAGCTTTCGGCCATCGCGGCGACCCACGGCGGTGACGGTGCGACGCTCGTCATCCATGCGGCCGGCGCGGCCGCATTCGGCACCACGGTCGGCGCGGACGAATTCATCACCACCGCGGCCGCCAAAGTCGGCGGTCTGGCGCGGCTGGCCGAGTACTGGCCGCTGCGTCCGGACGCCCGAATCCTGGTGTGCTCGTCGGTGTCCGGACTGTGGGGCGGGCTCGGTCATGTCGCGTACGCGGCCGTCAACCGCATGCAGGATGTACTGGCCGGGCAGTTCCGCGCCAAGGGCCTCGACTGTGTGGCCGTGCGGTGGGGACTTTGGCCCGGTGCCGGCATCGTCGGTGCCGACGAGGTGGCGCGGATCGAGCGCGCCGGACTGCGGGAGATGGACCCCGACATCGCGATCGATGCGGCTCTCGGAACCGGCGCGCCCGCACCGCTGATCTTCAGCGCTGACGCCGAGCGGCTGGCCATGCTGCTCGGCGGCGCGCCGGTGGAAGCGGAACCGGCTGCACCGCAGCATGTTCCGGAAACCCTTGGCGCCGGTGCCGACGCCGAGGACGTCGTCCGTCATGAACTGTCGGCGGTGCTCAAACTGGGCGACCCCGCCGCCATCGACCTGACCGCGGCCCTGTTCGACCTGGGCCTGGATTCGCTGCTGGCACTGGACCTGCGCAAGCGACTGCGCCGGGGCACCGGCCGGTCCGTGCCGCTGGCCGGGCTGCTCAGCGGCATCACCGGTATCGAACTGGTGGATTTGCTAACCGATAGAACAGAGAAGGTGGAGAGCTAGCGTGACCGAGACCGACATCCGGGACCTGCGCACGCGAGGAGCAAGTGGGGCGGAAGACGCGCGCCTGGAGCTGTTGCGGCGCAAGCTCGCCGAGCGCGGCCTGCGGTCCCAGGGCCAGGCGCAGTCGAACGACGGGACGCCCGTCGTGCCGGTGCTGTCCGACGGCCAGCGCCGGATGTGGTTCGTGCAGACCGCAGACCCTGCTGGGGCACTGCTCAATGTCTGTGTGTCCTTTGCGATCACCGGCGCGCTCGACCACCAGCGTCTGCGGGAGGCGGTGCACGCGGTGGCCGGCCGCCACCCGGTCCTGCGCACCACCTACCGGGCCGACGCGACGGGCGAACCCGGGCTGACGGTCCACGACGACCTGGCGCCGGGCTGGAGCACGCACGACCTCAGCGAGCTGTCCGAATCGTCACGCGCCCTGCGGCTCGAGGTGCTGGCACAGCGGGAGTTCGGCACGCCGTTCCAGCTCGACACCGAATCACCCTTGCGGATCAGTCTGATTCGCACCGGGACCGACGAGCACATCATGCTGCTCACCGCACACCACATCGCCTGGGACGACGCCTCGTGGCAGGTCTTCTTCGCCGACCTCACGCGCGCGTACGAGGGCGAGCAGCTGGCCGAGGTGATTCCGGCCGCGGTGCCCGCGGACGACCACACCGAGGAACTCGAGTACTGGCGTTCGGTGCTCGTCGATCCGCCTGAGCCCCTGGAACTTCCGGGCCCGCACGGCTCGCTCGTGCCGACCGGTCACCGCTCGCAGCGCGTCACCCGGCGCATCGACGCCGACACCGTGGCCCGGATTTCCGAGCTGGCCCGCCAGACCGGCGCCACTCCGTACACCGTGCTGCTCGCGGCGTTCGGCACCCTGCTGCACCGCTACACCCACGCCGACGACATCCTGGTCGCCACCCCGGTCCTGAACCGCAGCGGCGGCACCGAGGACGCACTGGGCTACTACGGCAACACCGTGGCGCTGCGACTGCGCCCCGAAGCGCGCCAGAGTTTCGGCGAGTTCGTCACGCAGGCCAAGGACACCACGCACGGGGCCTTCGCCCATCAGCAGATCAACCTGGACCGCGTGGTGCGCGAGCTGAACCCGGACCGCCGCCACGGTGTGGAGCGGTTGGCCCGGGTGTCGTTCGGCGCCCGCGAGGCCGACGGCCGTGGCTTCAGCCCGTCCGGGATCACCTGCCGCCGGGCCGAGTACCGGGGGCACCAGACCCAGCTGCCGCTGGGCTTCATGGTGGAATTCGACGACGACGGCGCACTGGTCGAGGCGGAGTACCTGACCGAAATCCTCGACGCCGCACTGGCCGACCAACTGCTGCGGCACTACGTGGTGCTGCTGGAGTCCGCGCTGACCGACCCGGCCCGGGCGCTCGCCGAGCTCGATCTGATGGACGAGCACGATGCCGACTGGCTGCGCCGGATGGCCACCGGCGAACAGTTCAGCACCCCGGACACGACGCTGGCCGCGCTGATCGAAGCCCAGGCCGCGCGCACCCCGGACTCGGTCGCCGTCGCGTACGAGGGCCGGTACTACACCTATCGCGAACTCAACGCCGAGGCGAACCGGTTGGCGCACTGGCTGATCGGCCAGGGCATCGGCACGGAGGACCGTGTCGCGGTGCTGCTGGAGAAGTCGCCCGAGCTGGTGATCACGGCGCTGGCCATCGTCAAGGCCGGCGGTGTGTACCTGCCGGTCGACCCGACCTACCCCGAGGACCGGCTGTCGTTCATCCTGAGCGACGGCGACCCGAAACTGGTCATCCGCGAGCCGTTCACGGACCTCGACGGCCTGCGGGACGACAACCCGACCGATGCCGATCGGGTTCGGCCGCTCACGGCGGCCAACACCGCCTACCTGATCTACACCTCGGGTTCG encodes the following:
- the mbtD gene encoding mycobactin polyketide synthase MbtD, encoding MSLSHFPDGRVPVLLSAHTEELLAAEATGVADYLDRHGAVGLGAVAAMLLRLRRRRRFRAVVRAHDAAELAAALRALAAGEEHPLVAVSARTAAPRTAFVFPGNGGQWPSMGTDAYRQLPVYRAAADRCAAAFVAAGIDSPLAFLVDPAGREWTQIHSQSAQFTYAVGLTAVWRELGIAPDVTLGHSLGEIAAAYVAGAITLDEAVAVVIARAGALDSLAGDFGAASLGMSVDEAQQAVSDAAGWMELSVVNSSASVVVSGDRSAVADLVSDLQSRGRFARVIAMSFPAHTSALDPLRAQLLSGVPKSQFGAGAVPFIGSVTGAVVGAGTEFGEYWYRNLRNTVRLDRAAAAARDDGVEAFVEMSAHPALLHALADTDAALIVGSGRRDENLADVLSDNIATVAVADPDYDWARHIEPNQPLLHGFPHAPMAAMHLWATPEPLPPVAGLTVSAEQWLPQPDETVPLIIRRAAVVELPGPRGELADHLRDGVRANLGTVLVEPADADLLIVVAPMLDHPDTEAAVTDLAELIGCGLCDYPNAIGPQCTDVWLVTVGGEHVRDDEPVALPAQAAVAAMHRSIGFDHPDQAFRHLDLASWELDASAATAVIETMLGTGTEVALRDSKQYRRGLQALPDVDAPPPGLLDNVVITGGNGAVGLHFARTLAAAGARRIVLMSRSGTGAQQLSGLEGTDVVSVQCDITSPEQLSAIAATHGGDGATLVIHAAGAAAFGTTVGADEFITTAAAKVGGLARLAEYWPLRPDARILVCSSVSGLWGGLGHVAYAAVNRMQDVLAGQFRAKGLDCVAVRWGLWPGAGIVGADEVARIERAGLREMDPDIAIDAALGTGAPAPLIFSADAERLAMLLGGAPVEAEPAAPQHVPETLGAGADAEDVVRHELSAVLKLGDPAAIDLTAALFDLGLDSLLALDLRKRLRRGTGRSVPLAGLLSGITGIELVDLLTDRTEKVES